A window from Nitrospira sp. ND1 encodes these proteins:
- a CDS encoding site-specific integrase, giving the protein MTPKTLEELDSVIRAFAQQLDRLGKRAPQTVLTVWSYLRNVLDRCQIKDDGRYDIPDHLLNDLIKTLDKQYSSRAHQWQAKHTLNLILFKLTKESVLHSKFVNVPHQVPRTLVTTLDGITPSMLAAAYHLRRIMQKTTAPEPSQDWRWGIELWSYMCFYTSVVLDSFVLLPNVRSRLLHLRREDLKERGWLKLPQHGRREEVDQGLRSLLRFPLTHSGTLHLENLLQILDLPASGRIYKDPVFTDEWRTSRWHKRMRLSWIDFMAELMTNTAFSPSLFSMETLVHVATVVAMLENMPPFAVAVHTGQVSISPMTDGSFNRLFLLKSLRGTETLVRCQTPVKPRQRASTHGPDGELFQQIEQARHRLHREQADAKKVRGLIADRILQLVEVTETELVDRAEQFTALGYNVRCYGLWLIRLLRGKDDNGTVATRASAIAAAFFPYFVGSPFCRWSELDWISNLASAMDDHETSQATASYRRFVDFLAEARLTPKPTIPWQAQAFRKSAVHYPVPLVSPQEFEAALAASSLHFIPAGIRSLLRVKMILGFDLGLRSMEATNLKLRHFIREPEPVIEIRITKTASGIRNLHLSKLMVVHHLVEIWQFVDQRYRETGGNLDAPLLATVEHPEPYDSSYLASLAGLILREVIAENLCFHHLRHSFASWFLLRWLKAVRPDLFNGVNIPIFEQQIFEEPLLSALRQLLFGLREPKIGEVAFSHGLVALCRLLGHSSPATTLSSYCHTVDVLSNLILAGRRN; this is encoded by the coding sequence ATGACTCCTAAGACCCTAGAAGAACTGGACAGCGTGATCAGGGCATTTGCCCAACAACTGGATCGTCTGGGGAAACGGGCCCCACAAACCGTTCTCACGGTGTGGTCATATCTACGGAATGTATTGGATAGATGCCAGATTAAAGATGATGGTCGGTATGACATCCCAGATCATTTACTAAACGACCTCATTAAGACTCTCGACAAACAATATTCCTCACGCGCTCATCAGTGGCAGGCCAAGCACACACTTAATCTCATTCTATTTAAGCTGACGAAGGAGTCCGTGCTGCACTCCAAATTTGTCAATGTACCGCACCAAGTACCTCGCACATTGGTCACCACTCTCGATGGGATTACTCCATCGATGCTGGCTGCTGCCTACCATTTGCGGCGCATCATGCAAAAGACAACTGCACCCGAGCCTTCTCAAGACTGGCGTTGGGGGATAGAGCTATGGAGTTACATGTGTTTTTACACATCAGTCGTGCTCGACAGCTTTGTCCTGCTGCCGAATGTCCGTAGTCGCCTATTACACCTTCGCAGAGAAGATTTGAAAGAACGCGGCTGGCTGAAGCTTCCGCAGCATGGACGACGCGAAGAGGTAGACCAAGGACTACGCTCGCTACTCAGGTTTCCGCTGACTCACTCGGGCACCCTTCATCTCGAGAACCTTCTACAGATACTCGACCTGCCGGCATCAGGAAGAATCTATAAGGATCCAGTCTTCACAGATGAGTGGCGGACTTCACGATGGCATAAGCGTATGCGCCTCTCGTGGATCGATTTCATGGCCGAACTCATGACCAACACTGCCTTTTCACCTTCCTTGTTCTCAATGGAGACATTAGTCCATGTAGCTACCGTAGTCGCTATGCTGGAGAACATGCCCCCGTTCGCCGTCGCTGTACACACTGGCCAAGTATCGATTTCCCCCATGACTGACGGTAGCTTCAATCGGCTGTTTCTGCTGAAGAGCTTGCGAGGTACCGAAACACTAGTACGCTGCCAGACACCAGTAAAGCCCCGACAGCGGGCATCTACCCATGGACCAGATGGCGAACTTTTTCAGCAAATTGAGCAAGCGCGTCATCGGCTTCACCGCGAGCAGGCTGATGCGAAGAAGGTCCGAGGATTGATTGCGGATAGAATCCTCCAGTTGGTTGAAGTGACCGAAACTGAACTGGTCGATCGGGCCGAGCAATTCACTGCACTTGGGTACAACGTTCGGTGTTATGGACTTTGGCTGATACGTCTGTTGAGAGGGAAAGACGACAACGGTACTGTTGCCACGCGCGCTTCCGCGATAGCAGCTGCCTTCTTCCCATATTTTGTCGGTTCGCCCTTTTGCCGGTGGAGCGAGTTGGATTGGATATCGAATCTCGCCTCGGCTATGGACGATCATGAGACGTCTCAAGCCACGGCTAGCTACCGGCGGTTTGTCGATTTTCTCGCAGAAGCTCGATTGACTCCGAAGCCCACTATCCCCTGGCAAGCCCAAGCGTTCAGAAAATCAGCCGTTCACTACCCAGTCCCATTGGTAAGCCCTCAAGAATTTGAGGCAGCTCTTGCAGCGAGTTCCTTACATTTCATACCTGCGGGAATTCGCTCCCTGCTCCGAGTAAAAATGATCCTGGGTTTCGATCTGGGACTACGCAGCATGGAAGCAACCAACTTGAAACTGCGGCATTTCATCAGGGAGCCGGAACCTGTGATCGAAATCAGGATCACTAAGACGGCTTCTGGTATCCGCAACCTCCACCTCTCAAAGCTCATGGTGGTTCACCACTTGGTTGAGATTTGGCAGTTCGTAGATCAACGTTACAGAGAAACGGGAGGTAACTTGGACGCCCCACTGCTTGCGACGGTGGAGCATCCAGAGCCATATGACAGCAGTTACTTGGCGTCGCTTGCTGGACTAATACTTCGGGAGGTTATCGCCGAAAATCTATGTTTTCACCACTTGCGGCATTCCTTCGCCAGCTGGTTTCTCCTGCGTTGGCTTAAGGCTGTAAGACCAGACTTATTTAATGGAGTGAATATCCCCATATTCGAGCAACAGATATTTGAAGAGCCACTCCTCAGCGCCCTCCGTCAACTTTTGTTCGGCTTACGGGAACCAAAGATCGGGGAAGTTGCCTTCTCTCATGGGTTGGTCGCTCTATGCCGGCTGCTGGGGCATAGCAGCCCAGCAACTACACTTTCCTCATACTGCCATACAGTCGATGTCCTCTCTAATCTGATTTTAGCGGGAAGGCGGAACTAG
- a CDS encoding Y-family DNA polymerase gives MPPIFALVDCNNFYASCERVFNPRLEGKPIVVLSNNDGCVVARSNEAKALGIAMGVPEFQIRPVLRAHQVQVFSSNYMLYGDMSQRVMETLEQFCPDLEIYSIDEAFLSLSGFTSRNLTEYGRTIRSTVKRWTGLPVSVGIAETKTLAKIANRVAKRTPDTNGVFDLLACPDRDALLGRVPVEDVWGIGRNLTRLLNQHGIMTALQLREADDQWIRKHLGIVGLRLVMELRGISCLDLEECPAPKQSLTCSRAFGQLISTLADMEEAVSSYTSRVAEKLRRERLAATVLTVCLTTNEFKEGPQYSNVLTLKLAVATDSTSDLIRSALQGIRTIYREGYRYKKAGVILTGLVPASQAQADLFDYQDRGKSKRLMSALDAINTRWGADTLHYASSGIGKAWKTQFQHRSPAYTTDWGALPIVTA, from the coding sequence ATGCCTCCCATCTTTGCCCTGGTTGATTGCAATAACTTCTATGCCTCCTGCGAGCGGGTGTTTAATCCGAGGCTAGAGGGCAAGCCCATTGTCGTCTTGTCCAACAATGACGGCTGTGTGGTGGCTCGGTCGAATGAAGCCAAGGCGCTGGGCATTGCGATGGGCGTTCCAGAGTTTCAGATTCGCCCGGTTCTCCGAGCTCATCAGGTGCAGGTGTTCTCCTCGAACTACATGCTGTACGGCGATATGTCGCAGCGGGTCATGGAGACTTTAGAGCAGTTCTGCCCGGATCTCGAAATCTACTCGATCGATGAAGCGTTCTTGAGCCTGTCGGGCTTTACCTCACGAAACCTGACTGAGTATGGCCGTACCATTCGCAGCACCGTGAAACGCTGGACTGGTCTCCCTGTTTCAGTCGGCATCGCAGAGACGAAGACCCTTGCCAAGATTGCCAACCGTGTGGCGAAACGCACACCGGATACGAACGGGGTGTTCGACCTCTTGGCCTGTCCGGACCGAGACGCCTTACTAGGCCGAGTACCTGTTGAAGATGTCTGGGGGATCGGGCGAAACCTCACCAGGCTTCTGAATCAGCATGGCATCATGACGGCGCTCCAGCTGCGCGAGGCTGATGACCAATGGATCAGGAAGCATCTGGGCATCGTGGGCCTTCGGTTGGTGATGGAGTTACGTGGAATCTCCTGCTTAGACCTGGAAGAGTGCCCCGCCCCGAAGCAGAGCCTGACGTGCTCGCGGGCGTTTGGACAGCTCATCAGTACCCTGGCCGACATGGAAGAGGCCGTCTCGTCCTATACGTCGCGTGTGGCGGAGAAGTTGAGGCGCGAACGACTGGCCGCGACGGTGCTAACGGTGTGTCTCACGACGAACGAATTCAAAGAAGGGCCGCAATACAGCAACGTGCTGACGCTGAAGCTGGCCGTTGCAACTGATTCCACGTCGGACCTCATCAGGTCGGCGCTGCAGGGAATCCGCACGATCTATCGAGAGGGGTATCGCTACAAGAAAGCCGGGGTGATCCTCACAGGCCTGGTCCCTGCCAGTCAGGCACAGGCCGACCTGTTCGACTATCAAGACAGGGGAAAGTCCAAGCGGCTGATGTCCGCGCTCGATGCGATCAATACTCGCTGGGGTGCAGACACTCTCCACTATGCGTCCAGCGGTATTGGCAAAGCCTGGAAGACGCAATTTCAGCACCGTTCGCCGGCCTATACGACGGATTGGGGTGCGTTGCCGATCGTGACGGCGTAG
- the merT gene encoding mercuric ion transporter MerT: MSSRSEKENPWSKAKNGHGALGIGGLAAVLASICCLGPLVLVTIGVSGAWISNLTMLEPYRPILIGAALVALFFAYWRIFRPSEACKPGEVCAVPQVKTAYKLIFGIVAALTGLALAFPYLLPLLY, translated from the coding sequence ATGTCGTCCAGATCGGAGAAAGAGAACCCTTGGTCTAAAGCGAAAAATGGTCACGGCGCCTTGGGTATCGGCGGCCTCGCGGCGGTCCTCGCCTCGATCTGCTGTCTCGGCCCGCTCGTGTTGGTGACGATTGGCGTCAGCGGCGCGTGGATCAGCAATCTGACGATGCTCGAACCGTATCGTCCGATCTTAATCGGCGCAGCACTCGTGGCGCTCTTCTTCGCCTACTGGCGCATCTTCCGGCCCTCCGAAGCCTGCAAGCCGGGGGAGGTCTGTGCCGTGCCGCAAGTCAAGACGGCGTACAAGCTCATCTTTGGGATCGTGGCCGCACTGACGGGGCTCGCGCTGGCGTTCCCCTACCTTCTGCCGCTGTTGTACTGA
- the merR gene encoding Hg(II)-responsive transcriptional regulator, translating into MASELTIGRVAKLAGVNVETIRYYQRRGLLAEPDKPHMGYRRYPADSVKHIRFIKRAQALGFTLEEIAELLQLEEARACAKTRTLAAHKMRLIDQKLTGLAAMRKALAGLVQQCDRKQPVEGCPIIQVLEQD; encoded by the coding sequence ATGGCTTCAGAATTAACGATAGGCCGAGTGGCGAAGCTGGCTGGGGTGAATGTCGAGACGATCCGTTATTACCAGAGACGAGGGCTCCTGGCCGAGCCGGACAAGCCGCACATGGGCTATCGGCGGTATCCGGCGGACAGCGTGAAACACATCCGCTTCATTAAGCGGGCGCAGGCGCTTGGGTTCACGTTGGAGGAAATCGCCGAACTGCTACAGCTGGAGGAAGCCCGTGCCTGTGCGAAGACTCGGACCCTGGCTGCCCACAAGATGCGATTGATTGACCAGAAACTGACGGGCCTCGCGGCGATGCGGAAAGCGTTAGCCGGTCTGGTTCAGCAGTGCGACAGGAAACAACCTGTAGAGGGATGCCCAATCATTCAGGTGCTCGAACAGGATTAA
- a CDS encoding TonB-dependent siderophore receptor has translation MLRRLVMASGIVLCLMPLNLFAKEGEGDPVEVQEVTVIGQPVERQGTGTLNLDSLSMTSSRLGLTLREIPASIEVIGQQTIQERGFRSISEAIEGATGVTVGDAPGDPANFSMRGFTNNQIRLLNDGLMTGPANMTSRPRDTWNLDRIEILKGPASVLYGEGAIAGAINFVTKRPVRELQGTETFLSYGSFNTTRAGVGSGGTLGTDKLHYRVDLSYQNSDNFLGVQRAPYTYWNGTSALLYDVTSRLSVEASFDLGFDRSKPYFGTPLVPSSFATQGVNGVVSTLDGRTVDRRMLRQNYNTQDSDMSALTTWTKLKTTWKPTDLIEVRNQAYYYTARRHWQNAETYTFNTGTQLIDRDRFYVAHDQTIIGDRLEFQVNQPVASLKNRFVTGLDFSRLDFTRPSFFNGAGGSVDPFAPVAGLFGPIAAATQKAMVTTTALFAEDQLSLTDQLKLIAGFRHDRIDLTRELFDTAGVLDTSSSFSRNFNPTTWRAGLVYDVLPQVTLYGQYATAADPAASNIFLVTRQESFALATGAQWEVGAKGDFWNKRAEWTVAYFDIFRKNILTQTSLTEAVNVGRQSSKGVELSMGVRPTEAWRVQGNLTFLSAKFDDFAELSGGSVVSRNGNRPFNVPQAMANLWSIYRLPTAVPVDLGAALRYVGDRYNDAANAIRMHAYMTVDAWMTVPYKNLWFTLRGRNLFDKTYASWGDNFYPSEVIIGAPRTVELSLMARF, from the coding sequence ATGCTTCGCCGTCTTGTCATGGCCTCAGGAATTGTGTTGTGTCTCATGCCCCTCAATCTTTTTGCCAAGGAAGGTGAAGGGGATCCCGTGGAAGTGCAGGAAGTGACGGTGATTGGACAGCCAGTCGAGCGCCAGGGGACGGGGACGCTCAATCTCGACAGTCTAAGTATGACGTCCAGCCGCTTGGGTCTGACGCTACGTGAGATTCCCGCCAGTATTGAGGTGATCGGTCAACAGACTATTCAGGAGCGCGGGTTTCGGTCGATCTCCGAAGCGATCGAAGGCGCGACGGGAGTGACGGTAGGCGACGCACCTGGAGACCCCGCGAACTTTTCCATGCGGGGGTTCACGAATAACCAGATTCGACTGCTGAACGATGGACTGATGACCGGCCCGGCCAATATGACCTCGCGCCCGCGTGACACGTGGAATCTTGATCGCATCGAGATCCTGAAGGGGCCCGCGTCGGTGCTCTATGGGGAAGGGGCGATTGCCGGCGCGATCAACTTCGTGACCAAGCGACCGGTCCGTGAGTTACAGGGAACGGAGACCTTTCTCTCGTATGGCAGCTTCAATACAACTAGGGCCGGCGTGGGCAGCGGAGGGACGCTCGGGACCGATAAGCTGCATTATCGAGTGGACCTGAGTTATCAGAACTCCGACAACTTTCTGGGCGTGCAGCGGGCACCCTATACCTATTGGAATGGGACCAGCGCCCTCCTCTATGACGTGACCTCTCGTCTCAGCGTTGAAGCGTCCTTCGATCTCGGGTTCGATCGCAGCAAGCCCTACTTTGGCACGCCGCTGGTGCCCTCGTCGTTTGCCACCCAAGGGGTCAACGGAGTCGTAAGCACGCTCGATGGGCGCACTGTCGATAGGCGGATGCTGCGGCAAAACTACAACACACAGGACAGCGACATGAGTGCGCTGACCACGTGGACGAAGCTCAAAACGACTTGGAAGCCGACCGATCTGATCGAAGTGCGGAACCAAGCCTATTACTACACGGCGAGGCGACATTGGCAAAATGCTGAAACCTACACATTTAACACTGGGACGCAGCTTATTGATCGTGATCGATTCTATGTGGCGCATGATCAGACTATCATCGGCGACCGACTCGAGTTTCAGGTCAACCAGCCCGTCGCGTCGTTGAAGAATCGTTTTGTGACGGGATTGGACTTTAGTCGTCTCGACTTCACGAGGCCTAGTTTTTTTAATGGGGCAGGTGGGAGCGTGGACCCGTTTGCCCCTGTCGCCGGACTGTTCGGGCCGATCGCGGCAGCAACGCAGAAGGCAATGGTCACCACGACCGCGCTGTTTGCCGAGGATCAGCTTAGCCTGACCGATCAGCTCAAGCTGATCGCCGGATTTCGACATGATCGTATCGATTTGACTCGGGAGTTGTTCGACACCGCCGGCGTCCTCGATACGTCGAGCAGTTTCTCGCGGAACTTCAATCCCACCACCTGGCGCGCAGGCCTTGTCTATGACGTGCTGCCGCAGGTCACGCTCTATGGGCAATACGCGACGGCGGCTGATCCGGCTGCCAGCAATATTTTCCTCGTGACACGTCAGGAAAGTTTTGCACTCGCGACCGGGGCGCAGTGGGAGGTGGGCGCCAAAGGGGACTTCTGGAACAAACGGGCCGAGTGGACAGTTGCGTACTTTGATATCTTCCGGAAAAACATTCTGACGCAAACCTCGCTGACGGAAGCGGTCAACGTCGGTCGGCAGTCGTCTAAAGGTGTCGAGCTGTCCATGGGGGTGCGTCCCACCGAAGCGTGGCGAGTACAGGGAAATCTGACCTTTCTGTCCGCCAAATTTGACGACTTTGCCGAACTGTCCGGAGGCAGTGTGGTCTCCCGGAACGGCAATCGCCCGTTCAATGTGCCGCAGGCGATGGCCAACCTCTGGTCGATCTATCGGCTCCCAACGGCGGTGCCGGTCGATCTCGGCGCGGCGCTGCGCTATGTGGGAGATCGCTACAACGATGCGGCGAATGCCATACGGATGCATGCGTATATGACGGTCGATGCCTGGATGACGGTGCCATACAAGAATCTGTGGTTCACGCTGCGCGGGCGCAACTTGTTCGATAAAACGTATGCGAGTTGGGGCGATAATTTCTATCCCAGCGAAGTCATCATCGGGGCGCCACGGACGGTTGAATTGAGCCTGATGGCGCGATTCTGA
- a CDS encoding SOS response-associated peptidase, with translation MCGRFTQTASPAVIAQQFGVTVPPLFTARYNIAPSQPVAAIRIEPGTMTRQLVLLRWGLIPSWAKDPKIGNQCINAKAETVAEKPSFRAAFKTRRCLVIATGFYEWQVQGLRKQPMWIGLKSHRPLAFAGLWERWHPPEGADIESCTILTTEPNKLLQPIHNRMPVILAPSAYDQWLDPTVHDTENLKSLLRPYPSEDLMAYPVSTLVNNPRHDVPDCLEPVSV, from the coding sequence ATGTGCGGACGCTTTACCCAAACGGCCTCGCCAGCGGTGATCGCCCAACAGTTTGGCGTCACAGTCCCTCCGCTATTCACTGCCCGGTACAACATTGCTCCCTCACAACCGGTGGCCGCGATACGGATCGAGCCAGGTACGATGACCCGTCAGCTGGTGCTGTTACGCTGGGGGCTTATCCCATCCTGGGCCAAAGACCCCAAGATCGGGAATCAGTGCATTAATGCCAAAGCGGAAACCGTGGCGGAGAAACCCTCCTTTCGTGCCGCGTTCAAGACTCGACGCTGTCTTGTGATTGCGACAGGGTTCTATGAGTGGCAGGTTCAGGGCCTGAGGAAGCAGCCAATGTGGATCGGATTGAAGAGTCACCGTCCGCTTGCCTTTGCCGGCTTGTGGGAACGGTGGCACCCCCCGGAAGGCGCAGACATCGAATCGTGTACGATCCTCACGACGGAACCAAACAAGTTGCTGCAACCAATCCACAATCGGATGCCGGTCATTCTGGCACCCTCGGCCTACGACCAGTGGCTCGACCCCACCGTCCATGACACAGAAAATCTGAAATCTCTGCTTCGTCCCTATCCGAGTGAGGATCTCATGGCCTATCCGGTCAGTACGCTCGTCAATAACCCGCGACATGATGTCCCGGACTGCCTTGAGCCTGTCTCGGTTTAG
- the merA gene encoding mercury(II) reductase encodes MAKTFDLVILGSGSTAFAAALRAAERGKTAAMTEVRTLGGTCVNRGCLPSKNLIEAAKTLYESKHPRYPGLSPASMGLDFRALIEQKDAVIEDYRGKKYESIISNSESIRVFEGAARFSGQNEVTVNGQVLSAPRFLVATGSAPTVPEVPGLRDTPYLTSDLLTSHEDIEITELPASLIILGGGYIALELGQMFSRFGTRVTILARGERILSAYEPEIAQSVADVFREEGIAIQTNTTVSRVQGDERQVVVTLQVDGRQKELKAAKLLVATGRTPNTEHLGLDLPGVDLDERGFVKVNEELRTSAEHVYAAGDVIGSNTGSQMATPVGAQDGGIAAENALNGKGGHKVNHAVIPRAIFTDPQVGVVGLSDEEANARGYACDCRVIPMSLVPRAGAVRETRGVLKMVADRTTKKVLGVSMHGMNAAEVIHEAAMGLHFGASIDDFAHMLHVYPTMSEALKIAALSYTKDVSKMSCCAD; translated from the coding sequence ATGGCGAAGACATTTGACCTGGTAATTCTCGGATCCGGCTCGACGGCGTTTGCGGCGGCGCTTCGCGCGGCAGAACGCGGAAAAACGGCAGCCATGACCGAGGTGCGAACGCTCGGTGGCACGTGTGTCAATCGTGGCTGCTTGCCCTCAAAGAACCTCATCGAAGCCGCAAAAACCCTCTACGAGTCGAAGCATCCGCGCTACCCAGGGCTCTCTCCTGCCTCGATGGGCCTGGACTTCCGTGCTCTGATCGAGCAGAAGGATGCCGTGATTGAAGACTACCGGGGAAAGAAGTATGAGAGCATTATCTCCAATTCTGAAAGCATCCGCGTTTTTGAAGGAGCAGCTCGCTTCAGTGGCCAGAACGAGGTGACAGTGAACGGGCAGGTGCTCTCAGCGCCTCGGTTCCTTGTCGCGACGGGAAGCGCGCCCACCGTGCCAGAGGTTCCAGGGCTTCGTGACACGCCGTATCTCACCAGCGACCTGCTCACCAGTCACGAAGACATCGAGATCACAGAGCTTCCGGCGTCGCTCATCATACTCGGTGGCGGTTACATCGCGCTTGAGCTGGGCCAGATGTTTTCGCGCTTCGGCACCCGCGTCACGATTCTGGCACGCGGAGAGCGAATTCTTTCGGCCTACGAGCCGGAGATTGCACAATCAGTGGCAGACGTATTTCGTGAGGAGGGCATTGCCATCCAGACGAACACCACGGTGAGCCGGGTGCAGGGCGATGAACGCCAAGTCGTCGTCACGCTCCAGGTGGACGGGCGGCAGAAGGAACTGAAAGCGGCGAAGCTCCTTGTGGCCACGGGGCGCACACCGAATACAGAACACCTGGGGCTTGACCTTCCAGGAGTCGATCTGGATGAACGTGGTTTCGTGAAGGTCAATGAGGAGCTTCGCACCTCTGCCGAGCACGTGTATGCCGCCGGAGATGTCATTGGTTCCAACACAGGAAGCCAGATGGCGACTCCTGTGGGGGCGCAGGACGGTGGGATTGCCGCCGAGAATGCGCTCAACGGCAAAGGGGGCCATAAGGTAAACCACGCCGTGATTCCGCGAGCGATTTTTACCGACCCGCAGGTGGGCGTCGTCGGACTGTCGGACGAGGAGGCCAATGCGCGCGGGTACGCGTGCGATTGTCGGGTTATTCCTATGTCTCTCGTTCCCAGAGCTGGGGCGGTCCGGGAGACCAGAGGGGTTCTGAAGATGGTGGCGGACCGGACAACGAAGAAGGTGCTGGGGGTGTCAATGCACGGAATGAACGCGGCAGAGGTGATTCATGAGGCGGCAATGGGGCTTCATTTTGGTGCGAGTATCGACGACTTCGCCCACATGCTGCACGTCTATCCAACCATGTCCGAGGCGCTTAAAATCGCCGCGTTGTCGTACACAAAAGACGTGTCGAAAATGAGCTGCTGTGCAGACTAG
- the merP gene encoding mercury resistance system periplasmic binding protein MerP, which produces MNKRITVLALLAALSAPAWAATQTVTLSVLGMKCATCSITLKKALNKVEGVENIEVNLEKKEALVTFDDAKTTVEALLDATKNAGYPSTVHP; this is translated from the coding sequence ATGAACAAGCGCATCACTGTATTGGCCCTCTTGGCCGCCTTGAGCGCGCCCGCCTGGGCCGCCACGCAAACGGTTACCCTGTCGGTGCTCGGCATGAAATGCGCGACCTGCTCGATTACGCTGAAGAAAGCGCTGAACAAGGTCGAAGGCGTCGAGAACATCGAGGTCAACTTGGAGAAGAAGGAAGCCCTGGTCACCTTCGATGACGCCAAGACCACGGTCGAGGCGCTGCTGGACGCGACCAAGAACGCGGGCTACCCTTCTACCGTTCATCCCTAA
- a CDS encoding LexA family transcriptional regulator, with translation MPMNVDAVYSPDLSTRYALPVFLGRLPAGFPSPADDYIEGKLDLNRHLIKHPAATFFVRVTGDSMLEAGIHSSDILIVDRSLEAVDGNVIVAALDGELTVKRLYRRDHTLRLLPANKSYQPIEIQAHQSFEIWGVVTNVIHAL, from the coding sequence ATGCCGATGAATGTGGATGCCGTCTACTCCCCTGATCTCTCGACGCGCTATGCGCTCCCAGTCTTTCTTGGTCGCCTGCCGGCAGGTTTTCCCTCTCCGGCTGATGACTATATCGAGGGGAAGCTCGATCTGAATCGGCACCTCATTAAGCACCCGGCCGCCACATTCTTCGTACGCGTGACGGGTGACTCGATGCTGGAGGCCGGGATTCATTCGAGTGACATTCTGATCGTGGATCGTTCCCTGGAAGCCGTTGACGGCAACGTGATCGTGGCGGCGCTGGACGGAGAGTTAACGGTCAAACGTCTCTACAGGCGGGATCACACCCTCCGTCTCCTTCCAGCCAACAAGAGCTATCAGCCCATCGAGATTCAGGCCCACCAATCCTTTGAGATTTGGGGCGTCGTCACCAACGTCATTCACGCACTCTAA